One genomic region from Oncorhynchus clarkii lewisi isolate Uvic-CL-2024 chromosome 21, UVic_Ocla_1.0, whole genome shotgun sequence encodes:
- the LOC139378961 gene encoding chromodomain-helicase-DNA-binding protein 3-like isoform X4: protein MSSPLRSCEEYKGMLVNSKGGDFDEEEDDGDLDENASDINSPAAPRETATLAAPEEEGGALDRDSLGRKKRGPKKKKETKKKEKEKEKEGKLSKAKKRKKIDSDVERDSERERDYGENSDSAASIFACEKKKKKKHKEKKEKKKLKMKKDNGDSTQEETIKPIEQKTSAQLAKDWGLEDVDHTFTEDDYRTLTNYKAFSQSMRPMIAKKNPKIPMSKMMTILGVKWREFSSNNPFKGSGAAAVAAAAAAAAIAVAEQVSTASPSPEPPPPRKQPQTPRLAPQPPPPLRKAKTKEGKGPGYKKSRSKSPRVLAERKKAVAAAAAAAVAAAAAAKAKKMAPIRIKLGPLGNKRKKSSSSGDDVEEEDSEQEDSSVHSSSVRSDSSPRVKKNKRGRPAKKKKKMLGEGDVEVDGYETDHQDYCEVCQQGGEIILCDTCPRAYHLVCLEPELEKAPEGKWSCPHCEKEGIQWEAKDEDFEEFEEESEDMVVPEVPGVGLLVGLEEEEDEHMEFCRVCKDGGELLCCDTCPSSYHIHCLNPPLPEIPNGEWLCPRCTCPAIKGRVQRILHWRWGEPPDPVPVLPAPDSPPDAPPPPPMKGRAEREFFVKLAGQSYWHCTWITELQLEIFHSVMFRNYQRKTDMDEPPSLDYGSGGEEESVKSEKRRLKDPDYAALDDKFYKYGIKPEWMMVHRIINHSVDKKGIYHYLVKWRDLTYDQCTWERDNLEMPEFVIHKANYWAHRDEVMKEAPDMPRRMRSMRMEESEDPHRSPVNDPTIKYEEQPDFVTATGGTLHLYQLEGLNWLRFSWAQGTDTILADEMGLGKTIQTIVFLYSLFKEGHTRGPFLVSAPLSTIINWEREFEMWAPDFYVVTYTGDKDSRAIIRENELTFDDTAIRGGKKAFKLRREAPIKFHVLLTSYELVTIDQTSLKSIDWACLVVDEAHRLKNNQSKFFRRLNDYKIDHKLLLTGTPLQNNLEELFHLLNFLTPNRFNNLEGFLEEFADISKEDQIQKLHDLLGPHMLRRLKADVFKNMPAKTELIVRVELSPMQKKYYKLILTRNFEALNSKGGGNQVSLLNIMMDLKKCANHPYLFPVASMEARKTASGAYEGTDLTKASGKLTLLQKMMRKLKDQGHRVLVFSQMTKMLDLLEDFLDFEGYKYERIDGGVTGALRQEAIDRFNAPGAPQFCFLLSTRAGGLGINLATADTVFIFDSDWNPHNDIQAFSRAHRIGQANKVMIYRFVTRASVEERITQVAKRKMMLTHLVVRPGLGSKAGSMSKQELDDILKFGTEELFKDEIESGDNRDDEGSVIHYDSSAIERLLDRSQDATDDTDMQNMNEYLSSFKVARYMVREEDKIEEVEREIIKQEECVDPEYWEKLLRHHYEQQQEDLASKLGKGKRNRKPVNYNDAAQEDQDNQSEYSVGSEEEDEDFDERPEGSRRQSRRQMRNERDKPLPPLLARVAGNLEVLGFNTRQRKAFLNAVMRWGMPAQDAFSCQWLVRDLRGKSEKEFKAYVSLFMRHLCEPVADGAETFADGVPREGLCRQPVLTRIGVMSLVKKKIQEFEHINGRWSLPELKPEMKPEALRPEVSVSSSSRASSPGGTMKTATPTPDPSCTSDNTPCTSKPATPAPSEKLEKNGKDGEKEEGEKEEGKAPSEPEKDGEKETEGGKAVEGNRSADPEVPPIPTKGAPQELSPSTTTDREESGTKEEGKETKTTDTPPAPVEEKKGEEESTGGAPGRTTKQGLAVKDEKPGSVTLSPGEKMEEEEKGREKENDKGSEEAPVATEASDNKEKMDRQLPSDVMKEEVKGEKDAGKEVAKEEVAKDTLPKPPIIPPERRRFMFNIADGGFTELHTLWQNEERAAISSGKMNEIWHRRHDFWLLAGIVLHGYARWQDIQNDPQFAIVNEPFKSQANKGNFLEMKNKFLARRFKLLEQALVIEEQLRRAAYLNMTQDPVHPAMALNARFAEVECLAESHQHLSKESLAGNKPANAVLHKVLNQLEELLSDMKADVTRLPATLSRVPPIAARLQMSERSILSRLASKGTDTHTPPTIPPGPYATPQNFGPAFTPVPPGVLPMGGANYSQMPPGSFVSEAPEAPGGGGAGFLKTKEHDIMQRQRVVDLWKDGKSEGSIGQELRMPKSTVHSIIVKYRLSNTVENLPRNGRPKKP from the exons atgtcctctcctctccggtCCTGTGAGGAATACAAGGGCATGTTGGTTAATTCCAAAGGAGGAGATTTTGATGAAGAAGAGGACGACGGAGATCTAGACGAGAACGCAAGCGACATAAACTCGCCGGCGGCGCCTCGAGAAACTGCAACACTAGCCGCGCCAG AGGAAGAAGGGGGGGCATTGGACAGGGACAGTCTAGGGAGGAAGAAACGAGGGcccaagaagaagaaggagacaaagaagaaggagaaagagaaagagaaagaaggaaaacTCTCCAAAGCTAAAAAACGGAAAAAGATT gacagtgatgtagagagggactcggagagagagagagactatggaGAGAACTCTGACAGTGCAGCCAGCATCTTCGCCTgtgagaaaaagaagaagaagaaacacaaggagaagaaggagaaaaaaaaactaaagatGAAAAAAGACAATGGGGACAGCACGCAAGAGGAGACAATAAAG CCAATAGAACAGAAGACGTCTGCCCAGCTGGCTAAAGATTGGGGTCTGGAGGATGTGGATCATACCTTCACTGAAGATGACTACCGCACACTCACCAACTACAAAGCCTTTAGCCAGTCTATGAG GCCCATGATCGCCAAGAAGAACCCTAAGATCCCCATGTCCAAGATGATGACCATCCTGGGGGTCAAGTGGAGGGAGTTCAGTTCCAACAACCCCTTCAAGGGCTCAGGTGCTGCGGCCGTGGCAGCTGCAGCCGCGGCCGCCGCCATTGCCGTCGCCGAGCAGGTCTCAACCGCTTCCCCATCCCCGGAGCCCCCACCGCCCCGGAAGCAGCCCCAAACCCCCCGGCTGGCCCCCCAGCCGCCGCCCCCGCTCCGcaaggccaagaccaaagaggGCAAAG GCCCTGGATATAAGAAGAGTCGCAGTAAGAGTCCTCGTGTTCTGGCTGAGAGGAAGAAGGCGGTGGCAGCGGCTGCGGCAGCAGCAGTAGCGGCGGCAGCAGCAGCGAAGGCCAAGAAGATGGCTCCCATACGCATCAAACTAGGGCCTCTAGGCAACAAGAGGAAGAAGAGCAGCTCT aGTGGGGATGATGTTGAGGAGGAAGATTCGGAGCAGGAGGACTCCAGTGTCCACAGCTCCTCGGTCCGCTCCGACAGCTCGCCCCGCGTCAAGAAGAACAAAAGAGGACGGCCcgccaagaagaagaagaaaa tgctGGGTGAGGGTGATGTGGAGGTGGATGGTTATGAGACAGACCACCAGGACTACTGTGAGGTCTGCCAGCAGGGAGGGGAGATTATTCTGTGTGACACCTGTCCCAGAGCCTACCACCTGGTCTGTCTGGAGCCTGAGCTGGAGAAGGCCCCCGAGGGCAAGTGGAGCTGCCCCCATTGT gagaaagaggggaTCCAGTGGGAAGCGAAGGATGAGGACTTTGAGGAGTttgaggaggagagtgaggacaTGGTGGTACCAGAAGTACCTGGGGTTGGACTGCTGGTAggactggaggaagaggaggatgagcacATGGAGTTCTGCAGGGTCTGTAAGGATGGGGGGGAACTATTATGCTGCGACACCTGTCCCTCCTCCTACCACATCCACTGTCTCAACCCGCCCCTGCCTGAGATCCCCAACGGAGAGTGGCTGTGTCCGCGCTGCACT TGTCCTGCCATCAAAGGCAGGGTACAGAGGATCCTCCACTGGCGATGGGGCGAGCCCCCCGATCCTGTACCCGTGCTCCCCGCCCCTGATTCCCCCCCTGATGCTCCCCCGCCACCCCCCATGAAGGGCAGGGCCGAGAGAGAGTTCTTTGTCAAGCTGGCCGGACAGTCCTACTGGCACTGTACCTGGATCACTGaactacag CTGGAGATCTTCCACTCGGTAATGTTCCGTAACTACCAGAGGAAGACAGATATGGACGAGCCTCCCAGTCTGGACTATGGgtcggggggagaggaggagagtgttaAGAGTGAGAAGAGGAGGCTGAAAGACCCTGACTATGCTGCCCTGGATGACAAATTCTATAAATACGGCATTAAGCCTGAATGGATGATGGTCCACCGCATCATCAACCACAG TGTGGACAAGAAGGGGATATACCACTACCTGGTCAAGTGGAGAGACCTGACCTACGACCAGTGCACATGGGAGAGAGACAATCTGGAAATGCCAGAGTTTGTCATCCACAAGGCCAACTACTGGGCACACAG gGATGAGGTGATGAAGGAGGCCCCAGACATGCCGAGGAGGATGAGGAGCatgaggatggaggagagcgAAGACCCACACAGATCACCTGTCAACGAC CCTACGATAAAGTACGAGGAGCAGCCAGACTTTGTGACAGCGACGGGGGGCACTCTGCACCTGTACCAGCTGGAGGGGCTCAACTGGCTGCGTTTCAGCTGGGCACAGGGCACTGACACCATCCTGGCAGATGAGATGGGGCTGGGCAAGACTATCCAGACCATcgtcttcctctactcactcttTAAAGAG GGCCACACCCGTGGCCCGTTCCTCGTGAGTGCCCCCCTCTCCACCATCAttaactgggagagagagtttgagaTGTGGGCCCCGGACTTCTACGTGGTGACCTACACAGGGGACAAGGACAGCAGAGCAATCATCAGAGAGAACGAGCTGACCTTTGACGACACGGCCATTAGGGGAGGGAAGAAAGCCTTCAAACTGAGG aGAGAAGCCCCAATAAAGTTCCATGTCCTGTTGACCTCCTATGAGCTGGTGACGATAGACCAGACCTCCCTGAAGTCTATAGACTGGGCCTGTCTAGTGGTGGACGAAGCCCATCGCCTCAAGAACAATCAGAGCAAG TTCTTCAGACGTCTGAATGACTATAAGATTGACCACAAGCTGCTGCTGACTGGTACTCCTCTCCAGAACAACCTGGAGGAGCTGTTCCACCTGCTCAACTTCCTCACTCCCAACCGCTTCAA TAACCTGGAGGGGTTCCTGGAGGAGTTTGCCGACATCTCCAAGGAGGACCAGATCCAGAAGCTACATGACCTGCTGGGCCCACACATGTTGAGGAGGCTGAAGGCTGACGTCTTCAAGAACATGCCGGCCAAGACAGAGCTCATCGTACGAGTGGAACTCAGCCCCATGCAGAA GAAATACTACAAGTTGATTCTGACGAGGAACTTTGAGGCTCTGAACTCGAAAGGAGGAGGTAACCAGGTGTCTCTACTCAACATCATGATGGACCTGAAGAAGTGTGCCAACCACCCCTACCTCTTCCCTGTCGCCTCCATG GAGGCCCGTAAGACTGCAAGCGGAGCGTACGAGGGCACGGACCTCACAAAGGCTTCTGGGAAACTGACTCTTCTGCAAAAGATGATGAGAAAACTGAAGGACCAAGGACACCGCGTGCTCGTCTTCTCACAG ATGACTAAGATGTTGGACCTGTTGGAGGACTTCCTGGACTTTGAGGGTTATAAGTACGAGAGGATCGACGGAGGAGTCACAGGGGCTCTGAGACAGGAGGCCATAGACCGGTTCAATG ctCCTGGTGCGCCTCAGTTCTGTTTCCTGCTGTCCACCAGGGCAGGGGGTTTGGGTATTAACCTGGCTACAGCTGACACCGTCTTCATCTTCGACTCAGACTGgaacccccacaatgacatccaG GCGTTCAGTCGCGCCCACCGCATCGGGCAGGCCAACAAGGTGATGATATACCGCTTCGTGACCCGTGCCAGTGTGGAGGAGCGCATCACCCAGGTGGCCAAGAGGAAGATGATGTTGACCCACCTCGTGGTACGGCCCGGCCTGGGCTCCAAGGCTGGATCCATGTCCAAACAGGAGCTGGACGACATCCTCAAGTTTGGCACCGAGGAGCTGTTCAAGGACGAGATTGAAT CGGGAGACAACAGGGACGATGAGGGCAGTGTGATCCACTACGACAGCTCGGCCATCGAGAGGTTGCTGGACCGGAGCCAGGACGCTACGGATGACACGGACATGCAGAACATGAACGAATACCTGAGCTCCTTCAAAGTGGCCCGATACATGGTCCGAGAGGAGGataag ATTGAGGAGGTGGAGCGTGAGATCATTAAGCAGGAGGAGTGTGTGGACCCAGAATACTGGGAGAAGCTGCTGAGACATCACTATGAGCAACAACAGGAGGACCTGGCTAGTAAACTGGGCAAGGGCAAGAGGAACCGCAAGCCTGTCAACTACAACGACGCAGCACAGGAGGACCAAG ATAACCAGTCCGAGTACTCTGTGGGCTccgaggaggaggatgaagacttCGACGAGAGACCAGAAG gtTCTCGCAGACAGTCCCGCCGCCAGATGAGGAACGAGAGAGACAAGCCGTTGCCCCCCCTGTTGGCCAGAGTGGCCGGCAACCTGGAG GTGTTGGGCTTCAACACGCGCCAGCGGAAGGCCTTCCTAAACGCGGTGATGCGTTGGGGCATGCCCGCCCAGGACGCCTTCTCCTGCCAGTGGCTGGTCAGAGACCTGAGGGGCAAGAGCGAGAAGGAGTTCAA ggCGTATGTGTCTCTGTTCATGCGTCACCTGTGTGAGCCCGTGGCCGACGGCGCCGAGACGTTCGCCGACGGCGTGCCGAGGGAGGGCCTGTGCCGTCAGCCCGTGCTGACCCGCATCGGGGTCATGTCCCTGGTCAAGAAGAAG ATCCAGGAGTTTGAGCACATCAACGGGCGGTGGAGTCTCCCAGAGCTGAAGCCAGAGATGAAGCCTGAGGCTCTGAGGCCAGaggtcagtgtgtcttcctccTCCAGAGCCTCCTCCCCTGGAGGGACCATGAAGACTGCTACGCCCACCCCTGACCCCAGCTGTACCTCAGACAACACCCCCTGCACCTCCAAACCAG CTACCCCTGCTCCCTCAGAGAAACTAGAGAAGAACGGGAAAgacggagagaaggaggagggagagaaggaggagggtaaGGCCCCGTCTGAgccagagaaagatggagagaaagagacggaaGGGGGTAAAGCGGTAGAGGGCAACAGGAGTGCAGATCCTGAAGTG CCTCCAATCCCTACGAAAGGTGCTCCGCAAGAATTATCCCCTAGtacaacaacagacagggaagagagtgGTACaaaagaggaggggaaagaaacAAAAACGACTGACACCCCTCCGGCCCcagtggaggagaagaaaggagaagaggagagtacgGGGGGCGCACCGGGAAGAACAACTAAACAAGGGTTGGCGGTCAAAGATGAGAAACCAGGTAGTGTAACGCTCTCACCTGGcgagaagatggaggaggaggagaaggggagagagaaggagaacgaCAAGGGGAGTGAGGAAGCCCCTGTCGCCACAGAAGCATCAGACAACAAGGAGAAGATGGACAGACAGCTACCCTCTGACGTGATGAAAG AGGAAGTAAAAGGTGAAAAGGATGCTGGGAAAGAAGTGGCGAAGGAGGAGGTTGCCAAAGACACCTTGCCGAAACCCCCCATCATCCCACCCGAGCGACGGCGCTTCATGTTCAACATCGCTGACGGGGGCTTCACGG AGCTTCATACGCTGTGGCAGAACGAGGAGCGGGCGGCCATCTCTTCTGGGAAGATGAATGAGATCTGGCACCGGCGGCACGACTTCTGGCTGCTGGCGGGAATCGTTCT TCATGGGTACGCGAGGTGGCAGGACATCCAGAACGACCCCCAGTTCGCCATTGTCAACGAGCCCTTCAAGTCGCAGGCCAACAAGGGCAACTTCCTGGAGATGAAGAACAAGTTCCTGGCCCGCCGCTTCAAG TTATTAGAGCAGGCCCTGGTGATTGAGGAGCAACTGAGGAGGGCAGCCTACCTGAATATGACCCAGGACCCGGTCCACCCCGCCATGGCCCTGAACGCCCGCTTCGCCGAGGTGGAGTGTTTGGCTGAGTCCCACCAGCACCTCAGCAAGGAGTCCCTGGCCGGGAACAAACCTGCCAACGCAGTGCTGCACAAGG TGCTGAACCAGTTGGAGGAGCTGCTGAGTGACATGAAGGCTGACGTGACGCGGCTCCCTGCCACACTGTCCCGAGTCCCGCCCATCGCCGCACGCCTGCAGATGTCAGAGAGGAGCATCCTCAGCAGACTAGCCAGCAAGGGTaccgacacacacactcccccg accATCCCTCCAGGACCCTACGCCACTCCTCAGAACTTTGGACCCGCCTTCACCCCCGTCCCCCCGGGAGTCTTACCCATGGGAGGGGCCAACTACAGCCAGATGCCCCCTGGATCTTTCGTATCAG AAGCCCCAGAAGCCCCGGGTGGCGGCGGCGCCGGCTTCCTGAAGACCAAGGAGCACGACATCATGCAGAGGCAGCGCGTGGTCGACCTGTGGAAGGACGGCAAATCGGAGGGGTCCATCGGGCAGGAGCTGAGGATGCCTAAGTCCACGGTGCACAGCATCATCGTCAAGTACCGCCTCAGTAACACCGTGGAGAACCTGCCCCGCAACGGACGGCCCAAGAAACcctga